One stretch of Mangifera indica cultivar Alphonso chromosome 9, CATAS_Mindica_2.1, whole genome shotgun sequence DNA includes these proteins:
- the LOC123224959 gene encoding uncharacterized protein LOC123224959 encodes MSSKNGIKLIKTQQNLQHLAQGKLWKFVAISGFLLFLFYILFLNHFFKHSSHHLALSKLIWPANSSPSPPTNISHIVFGIAGSLKGWQVRKPYIESWWQKNATRGYLFLDIPPTKEFLPWPLSSPPFRVSEDISHYAKNMKFQIRVFHMILEVFREENKDVRWYVMTDDDTVLFVDNLVNMLAKYDHAQNLYIGTNSECITSNYVASFGMAFGGAGIALSYPLVKQLVGKLDECLERYQNLFASDFMLYSCLTDFGVALTPQKGFHQIDLHDDISGFLSAHPQSPVLSLHHIDAINPIFPFLDRSESINHLMKAAKVDSSRLLQQTICYHRHNNWSFSISWGYSVHIYETIYPRNVLVKPLQTFLSWQENDRPPLFMFDTRDVQNNSCETPHVFFFHSLNNSAGNQVVTTYIRAPPRNLPPCMILDNHSADSIYKIQVFSPATRSKEEGKIECCDVEEMNEMDVAEIKLRACREDESI; translated from the exons ATGTCTTCAAAAAATGGCATCAAACTCATCAAAACGCAACAAAATTTGCAGCATTTAGCTCAAGGAAAATTGTGGAAATTTGTAGCCATTTCAGGGTTCCTTCTCTTCTTGTTCtacattttgtttttgaaccatttttttaaacattcttCACATCATTTAGCTCTCTCTAAACTCATATGGCCAGCTAATTCATCTCCCTCTCCTCCCACCAATATTAGCCACATTGTTTTTGGCATTGCGGGCTCCTTAAAGGGATGGCAAGTTAGAAAACCATACATTGAATCATGGTGGCAAAAAAATGCGACAAGGGGGTACCTGTTTTTAGATATTCCTCCTACTAAGGAGTTTTTGCCATGGCCATTGTCATCGCCACCCTTCAGGGTCAGTGAAGACATCTCTCATTATGCGAAAAATATGAAGTTTCAGATTCGAGTATTTCATATGATTCTAGAAGTGTTCAGAGAGGAAAATAAAGATGTGAGATGGTACGTGATGACAGACGATGACACTGTTCTGTTTGTTGATAATTTGGTTAATATGCTAGCAAAGTATGACCACGCTCAAAACCTTTACATTGGGACAAATTCTGAGTGCATTACATCAAATTATGTTGCTTCTTTTGGCATGGCTTTTGGTGGAGCTGGAATTGCCTTGAGCTATCCTCTAGTTAAACAACTAGTAGGAAAGCTAGATGAATGTCTGGAGAGATACCAGAATTTGTTTGCCAGCGACTTCATGTTATACTCCTGTTTGACAGATTTCGGAGTTGCCCTCACTCCCCAGAAGGGTTTTCATCAG ATTGATCTACACGATGACATATCAGGTTTTCTATCAGCTCATCCTCAGTCTCCGGTGCTATCCCTCCACCACATTGATGCCATAAACCCGATCTTTCCCTTTCTCGATCGTTCAGAATCCATAAACCATCTGATGAAGGCTGCAAAAGTTGACAGTTCACGTCTCTTGCAGCAAACGATATGCTACCACAGGCATAACAACTGGTCTTTCTCCATCTCCTGGGGCTACTCGGTGCATATATATGAAACGATATACCCTCGAAATGTTCTGGTGAAACCCCTTCAGACATTTCTGTCATGGCAAGAGAACGATAGGCCGCCACTTTTCATGTTTGACACCCGGGATGTCCAGAATAATTCATGTGAAACACCCCATGTTTTCTTCTTCCATTCCTTGAATAATTCTGCAGGAAACCAAGTTGTTACAACCTATATCCGAGCACCACCCAGAAACCTGCCACCTTGTATGATCCTTGACAATCATTCTGCAGATTCCATTtacaaaattcaagttttttctcCTGCAACAAGAAGCAAAGAG GAGGGAAAAATCGAATGTTGTGACGTTGAGGAGATGAATGAGATGGATGTAGCTGAAATCAAGTTAAGGGCATGCCGGGAAGATGaaagtatttaa
- the LOC123225213 gene encoding phospholipase A1-Igamma3, chloroplastic-like — protein sequence MAPQLLSFTNPTKYPFPPFSGNLLTTRSFNGNKTKSHHPFHYKPFSSKNSTTLIRCSSVSNLKTPNIQKAVEEEDLEFEEEEVDFEEEPLNKMWKEIQGSNNWEGLLDPMNSHLRREIIRYGEFAQACYDSFDFDPNSKYCGTCKYPGSHFFEKLHMENYGYKISRYLYATSNINLPNFFQKSRLSKVWSTHANWMGYIAVTTDEEEVKRLGRRDIVVAWRGTVTYLEWIYDLKDILCSANFTDDPSIKMELGFYDLYTKKEDSCDYCSFSAREQVLAEIKRLLEYYDGEKISITFTGHSLGAALAIISAYDVAELGLNVTNDVESTSKKKIPITVYSFAGPRVGNLKFKERCDELGVKVLRVVNVHDKVPSVPGILANEKLQFQKYLEKATNFPWSYAHVGVELALDHTHSPFLKDTKDLGCAHNLEALLHLIDGYHGKDKRFVLATKRDIALVNKCCNFLKTEYGVPPHWRQDENKGMVRNSDGRWMVPERPRLEAHRPEDTAHHLKKILKRTTITTKGSPQLGAI from the coding sequence ATGGCTCCTCAACTTTTATCTTTCACCAACCCTACCAAATACCCCTTCCCACCGTTCTCTGGGAATCTCTTGACGACCAGATCATTCAATGGAAACAAAACCAAGAGCCATCACCCCTTTCACTACAAAcccttttcttcaaaaaactcTACAACGCTCATCAGATGTTCTTCagtctcaaatttgaaaactccaAATATTCAGAAAGcagtagaagaagaagacctagagtttgaagaagaagaggtagattttgaagaagagCCATTAAACAAGATGTGGAAGGAAATCCAAGGCTCCAACAACTGGGAAGGACTTTTAGACCCCATGAATTCTCATCTCCGCAGAGAAATCATTCGCTATGGTGAATTTGCTCAAGCCTGCTACGACTCTTTCGATTTTGATCCTAATTCCAAGTATTGTGGCACATGTAAATACCCAGGCTCCCATTTCTTCGAAAAGCTCCATATGGAAAATTATGGCTACAAAATTAGCAGGTATCTTTATGCAACATCCAACATTAATCTTCCAAACTTCTTTCAAAAGTCCCGGCTGAGCAAAGTTTGGAGCACCCATGCAAACTGGATGGGCTACATCGCCGTAACCACCGATGAAGAAGAGGTCAAACGCCTGGGAAGAAGAGATATTGTCGTCGCATGGAGGGGCACGGTTACTTATCTTGAATGGATTTATGACCTCAAAGATATTCTCTGTTCGGCAAACTTCACCGACGATCCCTCCATCAAGATGGAGCTCGGCTTTTACGATTTGTACACCAAGAAAGAAGACTCCTGTGACTATTGCTCCTTCTCCGCCCGCGAACAAGTCCTCGCAGAAATCAAAAGACTTCTTGAATACTACGATGGAGAAAAAATCAGCATCACGTTTACAGGCCACAGCCTCGGGGCAGCGTTGGCGATAATCAGTGCTTATGATGTTGCAGAGTTGGGCCTCAATGTCACCAACGATGTGGAATCAACTAGTAAGAAAAAAATACCAATAACAGTTTACTCCTTCGCCGGTCCTCGAGTGGGGAACCTCAAATTCAAAGAGAGATGCGATGAGCTCGGAGTTAAGGTGCTGAGAGTCGTTAATGTTCACGATAAAGTCCCATCTGTGCCGGGGATTCTAGCGAACGAGAAGCTTCAGTTTCAGAAGTATTTAGAGAAAGCCACAAATTTTCCTTGGAGCTATGCGCATGTTGGAGTGGAGCTTGCGTTAGACCACACTCACAGTCCGTTTCTGAAAGACACTAAGGACTTAGGCTGCGCCCACAACCTGGAGGCCCTGCTGCACTTGATCGACGGCTACCATGGGAAGGACAAGAGGTTTGTGTTGGCGACGAAGAGGGACATCGCGCTGGTGAACAAGTGctgtaattttttgaaaactgaGTACGGTGTTCCGCCGCATTGGCGACAGGACGAAAACAAGGGAATGGTAAGGAACAGCGACGGCCGGTGGATGGTGCCGGAGAGGCCGAGATTGGAGGCCCACCGGCCGGAAGATACGGCCCACCACCTCAAAAAAATACTGAAAAGAACCACTATTACCACCAAGGGTTCTCCACAACTGGGAGCAATCTGA
- the LOC123224960 gene encoding protein RETICULATA-RELATED 4, chloroplastic-like: MSIAACFFASTVSLPNNYNNINNFTPKLILRRPSPLLLPHHLHLHLPLPHAGITASTKTTSPFLVFSSGGDGNNSINNNNDNNNNNNNGGNGGNGEGGGEDAGGKNVEEAMMVLAEAERSLESLPKDLAAAIGDGRIPGAVLTRYFELEKSGLFRWLMHFGGFKERLLADDLFLAKVFIECGVGIFTKTAAEYNRRRENFFNELEIVFADVVMAIIADFMLVYLPAPTVSLRSSVAASAGPIAKFFHNCPDNAFQVALAGTSYSFLHRLGAIARNGAKLFAVGTTSSLVGTAVTNAFINARKTVNNNAAAEVENVPIFSTSAAYGVYMAVSSNLRYQVLAGVIEQRILEPLLHKHKLILSAVCFAVRTGNTYLGSLLWVDYARLIGIQKAHDEEKALSAVNDEL, from the exons ATGTCCATTGCCGCCTGCTTCTTTGCTTCGACTGTTTCCCTTCCCAACAACTACAACAACATCAATAACTTCACCCCAAAACTCATCCTCCGCCGTCCATCTCCCCTCCTTCTCCCccaccacctccacctccacctcccCCTCCCCCACGCCGGCATCACCGCCTCGACCAAAACTACCTCCCCTTTTCTTGTCTTCTCCTCTGGAGGCGACGGTAACAACAGCATTAACAACAACAAcgacaacaacaataataataacaatggtGGCAATGGTGGCAATGGGGAGGGTGGAGGAGAGGATGCGGGAGGCAAGAACGTGGAGGAGGCGATGATGGTGTTGGCGGAGGCTGAGAGGTCGTTGGAGAGCCTGCCGAAGGACTTGGCAGCGGCGATCGGAGATGGGAGAATCCCCGGGGCGGTCTTAACGAGGTATTTTGAACTTGAAAAGTCTGGGTTGTTTCGTTGGTTGATGCACTTTGGTGGGTTTAAAGAGAGGTTATTGGCTGATGATCTTTTCCTGGCTAAAGTTTTTATTGAGTGTGGTGTTGGGATCTTCACCaag ACTGCAGCAGAATATAACAGGCGcagagaaaattttttcaacGAGCTGGAAATAGTTTTTGCAGATGTG gtCATGGCCATAATTGCAGATTTCATGCTCGTTTATCTTCCTGCTCCCACTGTCTCTCTTCGATCATCTGTGGCAGCAAGTGCTGGACCTATCGCCAAGTTCTTCCACAACTGTCCAGATAATGCATTTCAG GTTGCTCTTGCTGGAACTTCATATTCATTTTTGCATAGATTAGGTGCCATAGCG CGAAATGGGGCAAAGCTGTTTGCAGTTGGTACCACTTCATCACTG GTTGGTACAGCTGTGACAAATGCTTTTATTAATGCACGGAAGACTGTCAATAATAATGCTGCTGCTGAAGTTGAAAATGTGCCCATATTTTCCACCAGTGCTGCCTATGGTGTTTATATGGCAGTTTCTAGCAACCTCAG GTACCAAGTGTTGGCAGGTGTTATTGAACAGCGGATTTTGGAGCCCTTACTGCACAAGCACAAGCTCATACTCAGTGCAGTTTGTTTCGCTGTCCGAACTGGCAACACATACTTGGGTTCATTATT GTGGGTGGATTATGCTCGTTTGATCGGAATTCAAAAGGCTCACGATGAGGAAAAGGCGTTGTCAGCTGTCAATGATGAGCTTTGA